A genome region from Bacteroidota bacterium includes the following:
- a CDS encoding rhomboid family intramembrane serine protease — MSIVADIKRGMSGVYSSVNRILLINVLVFLVVNISVNLLALNDKGELAESIISAISLPGAPLKAVMFVWTFITYSFVHIDFWHILGNMLLFWYLGRMFSDHLGGARLWGTYLLGGIAGGLLFIVVSLFMKGGDNFILFGASAATTAVVVGIAAFTPESLVYPFGIPVKLKWFALISFLLSSLLELSANTGGKVSHIGGALLGFWYGTQLRLGKRPLESMMHWFAPRRERRSRSKLRVEHVQRPRGMSDEQFNQNKTVIRRRIDEILDKISRSGYDSLSREEREFLQNNHDKT, encoded by the coding sequence ATGAGTATAGTAGCTGACATCAAACGCGGAATGAGCGGGGTTTACAGTTCGGTAAACCGAATCCTGCTCATTAATGTGCTGGTGTTTCTGGTAGTGAATATTTCGGTCAATCTGCTTGCGCTGAATGATAAAGGTGAGCTGGCCGAAAGCATTATCAGCGCCATTAGTTTACCCGGTGCACCGCTAAAGGCCGTGATGTTTGTGTGGACATTCATCACCTATTCATTTGTGCATATTGATTTCTGGCATATACTGGGAAATATGCTGCTGTTCTGGTATCTGGGCCGCATGTTTTCCGATCATCTGGGCGGAGCGCGGCTTTGGGGGACTTATCTGCTTGGCGGTATTGCAGGCGGGTTGTTGTTTATTGTGGTTTCGCTGTTTATGAAGGGGGGCGACAATTTTATACTCTTTGGCGCATCGGCGGCTACAACGGCAGTGGTTGTGGGTATTGCAGCATTTACACCTGAATCGCTCGTGTATCCGTTTGGTATTCCGGTAAAGCTGAAATGGTTTGCGCTCATATCGTTTCTGCTGAGTTCTTTGCTCGAATTATCGGCCAACACCGGTGGTAAAGTATCGCACATAGGCGGTGCACTGCTGGGCTTCTGGTACGGCACACAACTCCGGCTGGGTAAACGCCCGCTCGAAAGTATGATGCACTGGTTTGCCCCGCGCCGCGAACGACGCAGCCGCAGCAAACTACGTGTAGAGCATGTACAACGCCCGCGCGGCATGAGCGATGAGCAATTCAACCAGAACAAAACCGTAATCCGCCGCCGTATTGATGAAATTCTCGACAAGATTTCACGTTCAGGTTACGACAGTCTGAGCCGCGAGGAGCGGGAGTTTCTGCAAAACAACCACGATAAAACCTGA
- a CDS encoding rhomboid family intramembrane serine protease, with product MYNQRSLIPPGIVGHLMIINIILFVGFNLIFRMKGVDLSENLMLYNPLRPEFKFWQPLTSMFLHGDLGHLAMNMIGLYFTGIILEREFGSSRFLVFYLSCGLGSAFIYMGWTALGLQQAVNAGDLDKFIQFVTPSLGASGAIYGLLVAVAILYPKLQVQPWGLFSMPLGMLVIIYGAIDVLMVILNTPNDRIARMAHIGGLIIGAILTEIYRRKSRFSK from the coding sequence ATGTATAACCAACGTTCGCTCATACCGCCCGGTATTGTCGGTCATCTGATGATAATCAACATTATCCTCTTTGTGGGCTTCAATCTTATCTTTCGGATGAAGGGCGTTGATTTGAGCGAAAACCTCATGCTCTACAATCCGCTCCGCCCTGAATTCAAATTCTGGCAGCCGCTTACGTCCATGTTTCTACATGGCGATCTGGGGCATCTGGCAATGAACATGATTGGTTTATACTTTACCGGAATTATTCTGGAACGGGAGTTCGGCTCGTCGCGTTTTCTGGTATTTTACCTGAGCTGCGGACTCGGCTCGGCGTTTATTTATATGGGGTGGACGGCTTTAGGACTTCAGCAGGCGGTAAATGCAGGCGATTTGGATAAATTTATTCAGTTCGTCACCCCTAGTCTGGGTGCTTCGGGCGCTATATACGGATTACTGGTGGCGGTAGCCATTTTGTATCCGAAACTCCAGGTTCAGCCCTGGGGGCTTTTTTCCATGCCGCTGGGCATGCTGGTAATTATTTACGGAGCAATAGATGTGTTAATGGTTATTCTGAATACGCCCAACGACCGTATTGCACGTATGGCCCATATCGGTGGCCTGATAATTGGAGCCATTCTGACAGAAATTTACAGACGCAAAAGTCGTTTTTCAAAGTAA
- a CDS encoding endonuclease/exonuclease/phosphatase family protein: METTTTAVDLSATPPAARRGWFGRVLLGLNWLAIGLLAGSYLSPYVSPAVFWPLAFLGLIHPALILVNLLFLCLWALLRRKQFIYPAAILLLGWPLNGRELQLRSEHITEPRNTYKFMSWNTKLFDLYNWSKNNETRNRMLELLHFEQPDILCLQEFFNEDRGNFRNLDSVKRLLKMPYVHVEYTYTRRKDDHWGVATFSRFPVINQGRIVFNNRSNNICIYSDLLIRRDTVRVYNMHLQSIHFGYDDYEFIEKVKAGEDAGDEVAASRNILRRFKRAYTKRAGQADAIAEHIANCPHPVIVCGDFNDTPVSYTYETISHNLKDAFMVSGSGFGKTYENRSPFPRIDYILHSQVLSSFGFRTLRTQNMSDHYPVVCRLSYAAQ; the protein is encoded by the coding sequence TTGGAAACCACCACCACAGCAGTTGATCTGTCAGCCACACCGCCAGCCGCACGCAGAGGCTGGTTCGGCCGTGTGCTGCTTGGCTTAAACTGGCTGGCTATCGGTTTGCTGGCGGGCAGTTATCTCTCGCCTTACGTAAGTCCGGCCGTGTTCTGGCCGCTGGCTTTTCTCGGACTAATTCACCCTGCACTTATTCTGGTAAACCTGCTGTTTTTGTGCTTGTGGGCTTTGCTGCGCCGCAAACAGTTTATTTATCCCGCGGCTATACTGCTGCTGGGCTGGCCGCTGAATGGGCGCGAACTGCAACTGCGCAGTGAACACATAACCGAGCCGCGCAACACTTACAAATTCATGAGCTGGAACACCAAACTTTTTGATTTGTACAACTGGTCGAAAAACAACGAAACGCGCAACCGCATGCTCGAACTGCTGCATTTCGAACAGCCGGATATACTTTGTTTGCAGGAATTTTTCAACGAAGACCGGGGCAATTTCCGCAACCTCGACTCTGTAAAACGCCTGCTCAAAATGCCGTATGTGCATGTGGAATATACCTACACCCGCCGCAAAGACGATCATTGGGGTGTGGCTACATTCAGCCGCTTCCCGGTAATCAATCAGGGCCGTATTGTATTTAACAACCGCAGCAACAACATTTGCATTTATTCCGATTTACTGATACGCCGCGACACCGTGCGCGTATATAACATGCACCTGCAATCGATTCACTTTGGCTACGATGATTATGAATTTATTGAAAAAGTAAAAGCGGGAGAGGATGCAGGCGATGAAGTAGCTGCATCGCGCAATATTCTGCGTCGTTTCAAACGTGCTTATACCAAACGCGCCGGGCAGGCCGATGCCATTGCCGAACACATTGCCAACTGTCCGCATCCGGTTATTGTATGCGGCGATTTTAACGACACACCGGTTTCATACACCTACGAAACCATAAGCCACAACCTTAAAGATGCATTCATGGTTTCGGGAAGCGGTTTTGGCAAAACCTACGAAAACCGCAGCCCTTTTCCGCGTATTGATTACATTTTGCATAGTCAGGTGCTTTCCTCCTTTGGCTTTCGCACACTCCGCACGCAAAATATGTCGGATCATTACCCGGTAGTATGTCGTTTGTCGTATGCCGCACAATAA